CCTATGTTCCTAAGAGCATTTAGCGCTATAACAATTTCAGACACCGCACTCGTAGTGTTTCAATATTTATTATTGCAAGTAAGTGCGTTATCATTGATATTTACCATCTTCTATTTTTACAATACTCAACTTATAACTAAATATACATTAGTATTAATTACAGTATTAAATCCATTATTTTTGCATTTAGCAAATACAATTTCAAGCGACAACTTTTTCTTCTCTATGAGCTTAATATGGTTCACGTTACTAATATGGTTGGCAATAAAACCGACATCTAAAATAGTAATATTCCATGCAATTGCTCTATTTATTGCATTTACTGTTCGGTATAATGCAATGTTTTACCCTTTCATATCATTATTTAGCGTATTTCTCACCAGATATCAATGGAAACTAAAAACGATAAGTTTGCTATTAAGCTTATTATTAATTGGGGCATTCATAAAATTTAATAAAGATAAATATTATGAATTATGCGGTATTCGGCAATTTACCCCATTTGCAGGATGGCTAATGGCCAATAATGCGTTGTATGCCTATAGATATATTCCTGATTCAATTCATAAAAGAGTTCCGCAACGGTTTATGAAATTAGATAATGCTGTTAGAACATATTTTGATTCCACAAGAAATAATCCAAGACACCCTGAGGAAAAAATAGAAGCTTATCATGATTATATGTGGAAAGATTCCAGTCCTTTGTCAATTTATTGGAGAAATGAATATCTCAATAAAAACAGAGGTAATGAACAAAAATCTTGGGCTCTGGCCGGGGCCTTATTTAACGATTATGGAAAATGGATAATTAAACATTATCCGATAACATTCATCCAACATGTAATAATTCCCAATTCTAAAAAATGGTTCACGCCACCGATTGAATTTTTGGAATACTACAATTCTGGATTAAAAGAAGTTCCTGAGTATATTCAAAAATGGTTTCATTATGACACCAATATGCTTAACACTAACATTGAAAATCCTGAAATATTAGAATCCATTTATAGGCTATATCCCATGCTAGCTGGAATTATGAATTTATTATTCTTATCTAGTATAATTGTTTTGTTCTATTTACAAAAAATCAATCTAAATTCTATTATTATAAAAATAATAATAATTACAATTTTCTTATTGATATCAAATTATCTTTTTAGCGTTTTCGCTTCTCCCATTGCTTTAAGACATCAAATGTTTCCAATTCAAATAACAATTATATTTTCGTTCATAATGATTGATATAATTACAGATAATAGACCTAATACTAAGTCTGACATCAAATAATATTATCTTTTATTTGACAAATTTTTATTATCATATAAATTACTATTCCATTAAATGAGCCAACAACTAGAGGGTCATGATCTAATTGAATTTCTGACACAGTCAGAGCAGGAAAATCATACTAATGAAAAAACGACTTACTATCTGAAACTAGCTAAGTTCCGCCTACCAGCAACCATTGAGCAAATAAATTGAAATCCTGGTCAAATTTTAACCAGGCATCAGCTGGCAACCGGCCTATGACAAGTACTTGGATCAGGGCGAAAATATCCTGATCACTGGAGCTACAGGATGTGGAAAGAGCCATTTATCTGTATGCTTACGGGTAGTTGAAAAATGAAAACGAGTAAGTTCTCTAACTTCCATGATCAATAATAGATCACAATGAGAACTAAAAAATCATAAGTAATAAGGAGTACATGTTTTCTCTCATCACTGAGTGTAAGCTTACCTATATTTTTATCCAGCTGGGGTTAGAGTTTTGAATAATTTTTCTTTGTTGTTATTTACAGAAGAATTCCAGCGGAGGAACAAATCCAAGCGCCTGATGAGGTCTGGATCTATTATAATCATCTTTCCACTCTTCTGCCATTAGCCGTATTTCTGCTAGTGTGAAAAAATGATATGCATCCAGTAGCTCTCTTCTTAGTGAGCCATTATTACGTTCAATAAAGGCATTTTGAACTGGTTTTCCTGGCTGTATAAACTGTAACTGAATATTTCTTTCACGACACCACTGCTGAAACTGATCGCTGATGAACTCTGGGCCATTGTTCACTCTTATCTTTTGTGGCTTACCTCGCATTTCAACTATCTTTTCCAGTACCCGGATAACTCTGAGGCTTGGTAATGATGTATCTATTTCAATCCACAACGACTCCCGGTTATAATCATCAATAACATTCAACAATCGAAAACCTCTTCCATCAACCAGGCTATCGGTCATAAAATCCATGCTCCAGTCATATGCTTTACAGGAGATTGCAAAACTGTATGGGATTGAACAAGCGTGCCAGAAAGAACCGCTGAATGAAGAACAAATAAAAGATCGCCGTAATAATGAAAGTCTTCCTATACTGAAAGCATTAGGTGACTGGATGAAAAAAGAGTACCAGCAACTCAGACCGAAATCCCTTATTACACAGACGTTGCTTATAGTATAAAGAGATGGGAGAAATTAAGTCTTTATGCCCATATAGGCAATCTTATGCCCGATAATAATGCGATTGAGAGGTGCATGAGGAATGTGGCTGTAGGCCGAAAAAACTATCTTTTCTGTGGTTCTCACGATGCCCCACAAAGAGCAGTATTACGTTACTCCTTATTAGTCATCTGCAAACTGGACAATGTTAATCCATATAACTGGCTGAAGGATGTTCTAAGCAGGGATATTTATGAAATGCCTATCAATCAGATCAAAACCTT
This window of the Chitinophaga sancti genome carries:
- a CDS encoding integrase core domain-containing protein; amino-acid sequence: MDFMTDSLVDGRGFRLLNVIDDYNRESLWIEIDTSLPSLRVIRVLEKIVEMRGKPQKIRVNNGPEFISDQFQQWCRERNIQLQFIQPGKPVQNAFIERNNGSLRRELLDAYHFFTLAEIRLMAEEWKDDYNRSRPHQALGFVPPLEFFCK
- a CDS encoding transposase domain-containing protein, coding for MRNVAVGRKNYLFCGSHDAPQRAVLRYSLLVICKLDNVNPYNWLKDVLSRDIYEMPINQIKTLLPYNWKGQ